The DNA window TGTTGTGATCCTTATCTCTGGCTGTTTTGCATGCGCTCCCTTTAACCAGGATCTCGTCTAGGGTTTCCTCGCTCCTTGAAAGCTGAGCTGTTCTATCCCTTGTGAGGACTTGTTTTCTCCAGCTAATTAGCGAGCTCTGGATGAGCGGGCTAATGGCAGGGCCCTCCCCTCTTTTCTAGTGGTCTGTAAGAAGAACTTGGACAGCACCACTGTTGCTGTGCATGGAGAGGAGATCTACTGCAAGTCCTGCTACGGCAAGAAGTACGGCCCCAAGGGCTACGGCTacgggcagggagcaggcaccCTGAGCACTGACAAGGGCGAGTCCCTGGGAATCAAATATGAAGAGTGAGTTGAAATCTTGTTTTCGAAACTGGGGTGGTTGCGGGCACCTTCTCCCCCACATCTTGTGATGTAGTTGGCTGTGTAGCCCGTGCTGAACTCCCAGCAGTATCTCATCTGGAGGGTGCCGCGGACTGCCctgcctttctgctcctcaggGGAAACCCGCTCAACCCTATTTGCAGAGTGGGATGGGGCTTGACAGGACATGTCCCCATAGCCTGAGCGTGCTGCCCGTCCCCTCCGAGCACACAGCCGTGAGGCTGAAGTTTCCATGGGGCTCAACACGTTGTGCCTACAGCTCCGGGCCCTTCAACACTGGGTTGGGATTTATGATCCCATAGGCCTTCCCTCCCCCATCTCGCTTGTGCAGCCCTGATCACGAACTCCCTCCTGTCCACAGGGGCCAGCCCCACCGACCCACCAACCCTAACGCAGCCAGAATGGCCCAGAAGGTCGGGGGTTCCGATGGGTGCCCTCGCTGCGGGCAAGCGGTGTACGCAGCCGAGAAGGTGATTGGAGCTGGAAAGGTAAGAAGGGGGATGGAGTTGCTGTGTGGCAGGGACACCTTCAGAGAAGGTCTTGACCtgagccccaggctgctgcaggctgggctgctACGcctccagccagggctgggcttAGGGTCCAGTGGCCATGCTCACCTAGAAGCCTGGCACCAAATGGAGATCTTGGCATGTTTAGAAACCAGGTTCTCCAGGCTGCCTCGCACTTACAGACTTGTAGATGGGAGGGAAATGCATTTTATACTAAATATTTGGAGCACTGCTCAGCATACGTCACGGTGGATGTCCCTGCTGCTAGATGTGTTGGGAGGACAAGCAGTGATGTGGGCCATGGCCCCTGCCACCACTAACTCAGCAAGTGCAATGTCCAGCGAGCCTTCTGCACCCTCTGCCGCAGGCTGGGATACCGCAGCCCGAATTCGAGGCAGGGAGTGAATTCCAGTGGTCAGCGCTGCCCGTAGGCAGGGCAAGCAGTTGGAGGTGTGGGCATGGGCTCGGTGCCTCTCTTGGGCTGGTGGCCTGGGTCTGCTCAGGGCCAGGTGTAAAGGACACTCTGCAACAGCCCTGGTGCTTCCTATGTCAAGTTCATCACTTCACCAGGGTCCTTTGTGTCCCGAGCTGTGGCCTTGTCCTGCCCAGCTCTGGGAAGCCCTCTGTAGGGCATGGGGACACCTTCTGCTCTGTCAGCTTGGGGACCCGGCGTGAGGTCCCTGCCCTGAAGCAACCTTCCCCCTGGGGTCAGGCACACGTGCAGAGCTCGCTGAGGCAGCGGGTCAGGCTGCTTGTGCCGCAGGGGACGGGATGGCCATGCTGGGAAAGCCTCACCCCCTCCCTGGTGACGTCGGGTCACTCACTGGCCCCTGCCGGGCTCTGTCCTCCCTGGGGTTCCTCTGTTTGCCCTCTGTCCCCAAAGCAAGGAAAGGAGGCATCTGGTCAATGGAAAGGGCCTCCCAGCATCATGGTACCCTGGCTGGCAGTGAGGGATTTGTGATGGACACCTTGAGGGTCAGCCCAGGGTCAGAAGCCAAACTTACCCTTAAAATCATGATCTGGGCTTCCTGGTTTCTGGCCTCAGTGTTTACGGGGAACCAAAGCTGGCAAAACGATTACACTCAAGCAAACCCGGAGAGGATTCCAGAGCATGTATTTCATGTGCTAATGTTTGCTGGATGACTCCATCTGCTACCTCCTCCTCCGGCCCCctaatttcacattttcttccaaaaaaggTTCCGTGTTTTCCAAAGTGTTTATTTAAATTCCTCCGTGAGCAGCTCTGGCTACTCTAGGTCTGCTCAAAGGCTGTGAGCTCATTTATCCCAGAGGACTGATGAAGCCGCAGGGGGGGTGGTATTTTTAAACACTGGCTGATTTCTGCATTCTTAGTGTCTGTTTGTTGCCTTCCTTGGAGCTGCCGTTGTGTAGGGGCAGGTGTCCCAACCCCGCTGCCACCCCAGCGAACGTACGGATAGGTAACGCGGGGGATTTATCCTGCTGCTCAGGAGAGGATGTTCTCCAAAGTTCGGGGTTGATTGCTCCGTACAAATTATTGTACAAATTATTGTACAAATGACTTCTGCGAGTGGGGGTGAAAGCTCTGTGGAACCAGACCACCATGGGGGCAGTGACCACACCTGATGGTTGCTCTCTGTATCTGCCCCCCGGGCTGGGAGCACGGCTCCTTCCAGAGTAAAGCTTCCATCCCGCTCACACCTCTTTGCCAACCGCTGTGGGTCAGAGCCTGTTTGTCAGCCAAAGCGTTGCTGCCCTGTCTGACCGGGCTCTGCTCCTGTCCCGCAGTCCTGGCACAAGTCCTGCTTCCGCTGCGCCAAGTGTGGCAAAAGCCTGGAGTCCACCACCCTGGCAGACAAAGACGGGGAGATCTACTGCAAAGGTGAGTGTCACCATCCCCGCTGGCTTGTCCTGGGCCCCGGAGGGTGGAGGCAGGGGGTGAAAACCCCAGTGCAGGGAACCAGGGTGGGACTGAGGTTTGGGGAGGTGGTGGCCCCAGTATGGGGACTGGCTGGCCGCGGAACCGGGGGATTTCCCGCTGTGCCTGGGGCCTCTCTGTTTGTCCAGGAAATATGGCAAACCCTGTCCTGTTTAGGCAGTGCCTGCTTCGAGAggaggacctgctgctggccttaCCCATCTCTCCCTTCCCGTCCTCTGCAGGTTGCTACGCCAAGAACTTCGGTCCCAAGGGCTTTGGCTTTGGGCAAGGCGCCGGGGCGCTCATCCACTCGCAGTGAGGCGCCAGGAGCCGGGCTCTCCGCTCGCTCAGGGCTTGTCCATACCAGCCTCTGCTGCCCAACCCTTCCCGCACCCGCAGTGAGCATCCTCGCCATCATCAATAACCACCCGCTGCTTCCCAGCACGagccccttcctccctgccctgacCAGCGCACCCCGAAGCTGTGGGAGTCCCAGCATGGTCCCCATCGGGTCCTGCTGGTGCGGGTGCCGGCGGGGAGACAGCTCACACCCACCCGCGGCGAGGCCCCTGTGCCCCAAACGTGCTGCTGCTCCGCGTTCGTTGCCCGTCCCGCCAGGATGCGTGCTCAGCCGCGCCGCACCGTGCCACCGAGCAAGAAATAAACATCAAAGCTGACCGACGCCTGGCCTTGATGGAGAGTTTATTCCCCGTCTGGGGCTGAGGAGGTGCGGTGGGTGACCAGAGCTGGAGGTCTGGAGGTAGGGAGGACGGAATTGTCTACcctgttgtctaccttgacttcagcaaggcatttgacaccatctcccacagcatcctcatagggaagcttaggaagtgtgggttagatgaatggacagtggggtggatggaaaactggttgaaagacagagctcagagggtggtgattgggggtgtcaggaggacggggccaggctcttctcagtggtgccccgggacaggacaaggggcaacgggcacaaacttgaccgtgggaagttccatctcaacatgaggaggaacttctttgctgtgagggtggcagagccctggcacaggctgcccagagaggtgggggagtctccgtctctggagacatcccaaacctgcctggacgcgttcctgtgccacctgctctgggtgaccctgctctggcagggggtgggactgggtgatctccagaggtcccttccaaccccagccaatccgtggttctgtgattctgtaatcgtTCGCAATCACGGCTTGCAATTAAAGTGGCCCAGCTGCGGCCAGCGGAGCTGTGCGGGCCgggctctgcccctgctcctgcGCTCCATAACCAGTTCAAAAGCAGCGGTTGATGCAGGGAGGCCAGGACGGACCTTCCCGGGTGCGTCGGCAGCACACCACGCCTGCACGCCCCACCGAAACCCCTATCAGTGCTTTTAGGTGGCGCCTCTCCAAACAGGCGTGCCCAGCAGCGCTGAATAATTAACAGCTTTTCACCTACTCCCTGGATTTTTAGCAGCACTCTGGATCATTAAGCCGTCAGTTTGGCAGCTTCCCAGATATAATTCGTTTTCATCTAAACTCTTTACTTTCCTCCTGCGATTCTCTCGTTTGACCGGCGTGACGTACCCACAGGATCAGCCTTGCTGCAGCTTAAGAGTTATGAATTCCACAGGGAATTtagtttgggttgtgtttttttttttgttttatttttttaaagttataaacATTGTGGTTGAGTAAATGAGATGGGTAGTGTTTTGAGAAGCAGAAATCCTTTTGTGGGGCAGGACTCGGGCTCCTTTATTAACTTAAGCACTTTCTCCCATTCGTCACATCCTTGGTTTTTACACAATGTTTTTGAAGCTGAGATGGGGAGTAAGCTCTTTAAACATCTCCAAAAATCCCGCCCCCTCCCCCTAGTTTTCCCAGTCTGGGATCCAAATTCTGTCTGGTCCCGTTGCTCTGGGCTGCATGGCTGGGGTTTGGCGAGGCGCTGGCGGATGGCACGTGGCGTGCGGAGCAGCCAGCCCCGGTGCGGGGACGCAGTGGTGGGTCGGGAGCTGTAGCACAGCGGGCTCACACCGCCCTCAGTGCCGAGACCGAAACCCAGCTGCCTCGTCTGGCAGAGgccctgctccccggggaggcGTCAGGGGTTAGGGAGCTGCCTGCTTTCTCCGGGAGCCTGCAGTGGATGCTGCGCTGCTGCGGCACTTCAACCGGACGTGCCACAGGCGGGGATGGCGCCTAGGCTAGAACAAGTCTGTCTTTAGTCTCTTCTTGCTGTAGTTGTAGAGGTTGTGTCAGAGAGACAGGAGGTACTGACATAGCGCAAGTGGGATGGACCCCATGGAGGCCATTTGCTCCTGGAGACCTGGCCAAAGCCAGGAGGAAAcgctgggtttgggtttcttgGGGTCACAGAAAGACATGGGGTGGAAGGGCCCTGTAGAGGTCTTgagtccaacctcctgcttcaAGCAGGCCTAGCTCCAAAGGTCAGGTTGATCAGAGCCTCTGGTGGCCAGTCAGGTTTGGAAaccctccaaggatggaggtccCACCACTAT is part of the Larus michahellis chromosome 21, bLarMic1.1, whole genome shotgun sequence genome and encodes:
- the CSRP1 gene encoding cysteine and glycine-rich protein 1, with amino-acid sequence MPNWGGGKKCGVCQKAVYFAEEVQCEGNSFHKSCFLCMVCKKNLDSTTVAVHGEEIYCKSCYGKKYGPKGYGYGQGAGTLSTDKGESLGIKYEEGQPHRPTNPNAARMAQKVGGSDGCPRCGQAVYAAEKVIGAGKSWHKSCFRCAKCGKSLESTTLADKDGEIYCKGCYAKNFGPKGFGFGQGAGALIHSQ